The DNA window GTTCGCTTTTTATCATAAAACTAATGAGCTGCTAAAAATGTTGTGTTCAAGCTCCATATTAATGTGCTGAATGTGAAAATAGTGACTCATATTGTAAATTATGCCGGGGAATCCATATTCATATTTCCCCCTATCGGTTTTCCACCAggggtttttattttcctcgGGGATGTTTGCAGAGAGTGgaacacagaaaaatacaaaaaaggatCTTTGGGGAAATATCAGCCACTCGGGCTCTGAACAGCTCGACTGCATGTTGGGCCCGAGCATTTACACGTGAAAGGCAAACAGCTGGATGTGGTTTACACAGAATAATTGCCTTTGGTTCCTGGGGAACGCAGGAATGTATCTGTGCTATAATCAATAAAAGTGCTCTGGCTGGATGGcggcagctgctgcttcacccgTCTGGGGATGAGAGCAGGCAATTAAATGGTCTAATTAATGCCGCTCCTATTGTCTCCGCTGCTTTGGGGCGTCGTGAAATAACTGAGAGAACGAAGGGATcgtgttttgtttctgtctgtttattcAATTAGGGTTTTTTCTAGTGGAATGACATGTGAATAACAGCCATGAGCTTTACTGACAATGTTTCGATCACAACAACCTGaaaccttttctgttttttaaagaggtTTAAGGATTTAAATCTTTTGGGGTTTGGATTAATATGAACAATTTCAAGGAGAAACCAATAGTGGAGAAAGTATTGGGTAGTGCAGATTTAGTTGAAGAGTCTCTGGCTCGATTGCTTGATATTCAGAAATTATACAAAAGGTGTATAAATGTGCTGGACAGAGGTGAGGAGATAACGAGTACATTTAAATAATctggggtgaactatccctaaATCTAGCGCTTTAATATCTAATACCTTGTGGTTTTCTAACCCTCACCTGAGAACATGCCGATGGCGTCCACGCCTCCGTTGTAGGCGGTGAAGTTTTGCGGTTGGATCTGAACCCAGAGCAGCTGCACGTAGCCGGACACCTGGTAGAAGCCACACCTCCCTGTCGCCGTCCATATGCAGAAGAAGAGCAGAGCCGCTGAGGAATAACATTTCCTACAGTCCTGGAGGAGATGTTGGAAAATCCTTCCCACGTCCTCTGCAGCCATCTTCGCCCTCTTGGAGCAGTCGTGAGCGCCCTCTTGTGGTTGGCTCTGTCGTACGGGATCTGTCCCGTTAAGAAATACACTGGTTTTCGGCATGGGCAGGAAAAAGGTGGTTACGAGTCCGATGGAGACGGAGACGAGAGTCACGATGGCTAAGCAGTAGAGGGACACGCCCCCTAGAGACACCAGCAGTTGACCCAGGAGACCCCCCACGGCGTAGCCCAGCAGCACCGCCCCTCTCACGTAGCTGGTCACCTGCTGGTAGCGGCTGGCGGGAACCACCACGTAAATGTAGGATAAGTAGGCCACGTCTCCTGCCGAGGCCACGCTGTAGGTGAAGAGGGCCAGCTGGGCCGAGCGGACCCCCGAgcccaccagcaccagcaggaaGGCGAGGACGTAGGTGAGGCCCTGGAGGACGATGACCGGCTTGTACCTGAGGACGTCCGTCACCAGGAGGACGGGGACGAGCAGGACCAGGCTGGAGTAGGTCCACACAGGGTACACCTGGCTGGTCACCTGGAGACGAGAGGCGGACACAGACACATCGTTATCTATAGAGACGGATTCACGATGATTGTGAGAGGAGAGAACCAGACGTTATATTCAACCTTCCTCAGGAAAAACCTTCATAATATGCAAATTAACCCAGTTTTAGCAAAACtttgcttttaaatattttcttgttCCATTCTGGCCTCGACTGAATTAAGATTCAAAGATGACAGCGGCTCCTGGATACAGATTAATGTTTATGATTGACTGCGGATGCTTCTTAATGCtctaaatatgtaaaatattcaCTGTTTAAGATTAAAGCTACAATAATTAGATTCTTAGGAAATTCATTGTTGTCACAGCTTCTGCCACGGTGGAGTCTGTCATTTCCAAAATAACCAAAAGGCAGTTTAATAACACGCCAATCATCTTATGAGTCAATAACACTGATTTGTAATGTGATCATGACTGTGATATTGCATTAGACTGGTAACAATGTGTTGCATAGCGTTAAACTACACTTGCTTCCATAACGGGgataattataatgattattCCTCGTTAGCTATCTATTGATTCCTCCTCTGAGGATAAATCCAGATTTCTCGGTTATTAACGTGAGACCATGAGGCCAAACGCTCCTCTTGACCCGGTGGAGCCGCAGATGTTGTGGTTTTACTTtttgttctgctctgctcagatCGATCGGGGGCAACATAATTCTCAGTATATTGATTAATAATAGATGTGAGTGGGCCTGAAATAGCTGAAGTGCACAGTAACAGAGATTCCTTCGTACGAGCTGAATGTTGCTATGTGAATAAAAATgtagagaaagtggagaaaaataacaaaaacaaaccagagtTCAGGTTGAGAGCTGCATAAAATGGACTGAAATGTTATTATTCTACCTATTAAAACAAAGTTTGAGTCTGAATTCACCTGAAGACCTCAGAAACATATCACGTTGTTCTAACCCTTTGTTAAATCTGTGGAGTCGGCACTTTGTTCACAAACTTAGTTAATTTCCGCAGCTGCATACAAAACTCTGAGAAGCCATTCAAGACCACAAGTGGAAAAAGTAATTTGCATCATACATGGTTGAGCATCAGAAGAGTTCAGCGGCTTTAAtttgtgtgaacgtgtgaaggAGCCTCTAAATCAAACTTTACTCTGAATCCATCTTTATATCAGATTAGTTCATGATGCATGGAGTGAAAACAAGACACCAGTAAATAAAGTGAGGCAATGAATATTACAATAGGGATCATTCCTCCAAGATGAGATGTTCAATTATTCATACATGTGATTTACTGTATTTTCAACGACTTAATTGATTCCCTAACCCTTATTTTGCAGATCTTTCCTTTAGGACAGAAGAACTGATCAGTAGTGATGCTGCTTCTTCACCCAGGACTGAAAGGATCCTTCTTACTGTTTCTTATAAtcccagaaatctctctctatGTGTAAATGCCTCACAAATCGTGAGAACTTTCCCATAATGTGAGAATCTGTTGCAGAACCTGTCCACTGTGTAAACTACATATGTTTATTTAGGAAACTTGGAGCAtgctgtatataaatataacgTTTTGGGGCCTCGGCTCCACAGAACTCATTCAGTACGATCTGCCTCACTAGCGCCCCCTATACAACCCAGAGGTTATGTGAGTGGAAGTTCACGTTGTTTATCCCTTTACGAGTGAAGAGTGGATTTACCTTTATCGTGCACATAAGACGCCTCTAAAGAAGTTTCTTATCGTTCACTTGGGTTCACGATGCGTCATTTGCTTCCTTGTGTACCCGCCTCCCGTcaggatcgggggggggggttgaaaagGGAAATTATAAACCAGAGAGTCTCACAAACGTCTCtgaacgcccccccccctctgcacaaCCTCCGCTCCCGTGTGTTCATACCTGTTTACCTCCTGCCACTGATACCCAGAGACACATAAAAGCCAAATCCCACAGTATATAAAGCagagagtgtttttaaattgtcaGCTTTATGTGCGTTACAGCCACTCTGGGTTGTGCACGCTGCTTCTTTTTACGACTTTGCTTtttgcctctctcctcctcacggGTCAGAGGAAACAGCCCACGGCTACGGCACGCATGAGAAACAATAAAGCACATACACTGAGTTGCCTCCTGGTGGTAAACAAGAGTGTTAATAAATCATAATGGCACATAATGGAATGGAAAATTGATTATAATTATACTGACATTTACATACTGGgtaatttacatttatttaaatatcaaatgtCTGCTCGGAACTAATGTTATTAGTCATGAGAACACACACGTTATAATTATCGAATATATTCGTGTTTAAATGTCAAAGTTTATCATCCATACGTTGTGTTGTTTATACTGTGAATTCATACGCACATTATTCAGTTTATTAACGGTGGTGTGCAATGTCTGGTTCCACAGCTCCGGTGCCTCACCTGCTCTGTGGTGAGGTTCTTGTAGGAACCTGTGAGGAACTCCGTCAAGAAGGGTTCTATGGGCCTCATCATGGAGAAGAACCCGTAGGTGCAGAGCAGCACCGTGGGGCCCACCCATCCAGTACAGCAGGGCCCACAATGGCGTCCGCAGCAAAGCCCGCCACCGCCTCCACCAACGCCGCTGCAGCAGAAACCCATCGTTGCTCTCCGGCTCCCCGGGGACGTCTGGCTGGAGCACAGTCTAATTCAGGCAGTTTAATCTGTGGAGATATGGAAGCTCCAGATAACGGCCAAGGTGAGACGCACCGCGAACACAGAGTCACCTGCTCTGCCATTGTTGTTCCCCTCCTCCCAAGTTTCCACGGCTACGGCGCTGAGAACTcagggaaaagaagaaaaaaaaataaaaaatggaggCTGTGAGTGAAGATACATTAAGATGAAATATGAGGCGGCGAGGCCCCGGGGCTCCAGCAGGTTATAATAAATACTGTCTGCTGCTCCGTCTCTATACAAAAACACCCTCGTTCCTGCAGATACGGAGGAAGAGGCTGGAAGTCAAGCAGGGGaatatgtatgagtgtgtgggggggcagcaTGGTGGTGTGTAGTCCTGCCAACACGCCGTTGATGTTATGAAAGAAATGATTATTACATCCACTGAGGAGGTTTTCATTTGCGATGGtaaattagcaggattacgcaaaaactataGACACTGATTTCCTTTACACTTGGTGGAATGATGCATTCTGGGTCATTTGGGGGAACGTTTGGCCTCATGGGTGAAGGTAGAAAGTTTATTCAGGATTCATCATCTGAGGAGAGATGAACTCATATCAAACCGTTATTTAAAGTTGTCATCATGAGAAGGATTAAACAGGATTTAGAAAAACTACCAAACCGATTTCCACAAAATGTTTCTAAAATTTTCAGAGGACATTTCTCCACGTTTCCATTGATTTTTATATAATTCATTGATCTTAATGGAAATACTGATACGTATGAGTGTAGATCCAAATGTAGAATGTTCAATCAGGATTCATCATTTTAGGAAAGATGAACTCATATCAAACAGATTTCCATAAAACGTCTTTAACATTGTCAGAGGAAGTTTTTCCACATTTCCAATGATTTCTtatataattcatggatcttaatggaAATACTGAgtgtagatccaaataaaaatcaaatttaACTAATTTTATAAGTATCATTTAAGTTAgttttatccttttcttttgccattgtttttaaattgtgttgtattgttttatctcctgtgtttgaaatagattttttatGAAATCATTTGCTGTCTTTgatttgaaattatattttaggccttttttcatttccttcttcttcttaatgttttgtttgcttgtttcttTATTCGACCTCTTAGTGAAACATGTCGTGACAAATGTTTTGAAAgttgaaaatatataatattatagtGAATTTACATTTGGTTTTATCAGGGGACAGCTGGGCCTTGGGGGTCTGCTCTCTACTGAGtgtaattatatttaataataacaaaaaataaatatatacaaaataaagtttACGAAATGCTACATGGATTTAGGCTgcttaaaaaagtaaaacagaaaTATGGAGCTTTAGTCCTTTATCTGATCTGTTAATCCCACATTCAGCATTTTGTCTTTGTAGCTGCGACAAATAAGAAGTCGCTTTAACTTTCAAGTCAGTTTTTTCGGACTCTGCGGTGGATCCCAAATTcccagagagagaaataagcaACGCAATCATTCCCCGAGATGAGAATTACTGTAGTCTGTAATTTAAAATATCCAGCAGCGAATTATATATCAGCAGTGGGGTGTCGACAGAAAGCTCTGCCTCAGCTCAAACTGTCAGAGTGTCTCCACGACTTAATTCCAGAATATCAAGGTCGCAGCAAAGAAAGTATTTTCTTATTATTCATGTATTCGGCATTTTCTGGTTTAGCGTTGTCAGGTTTTCCAAAATTAATGGTTGTTCAGTGGCTTCAGACACGGAAACACTCAGTCTGACCTTTACACTTTACATGACGGGGGTTTCACCGGCGATACTGTTTTGTTCGGTtgtattctctctcttttcggTTGTTATCACCACCACATGTTGATATGAAAAGGTTAAGATACAAAAAGGTCAGTTTCAATCCACGTGCGTGTCTGTTTGAACAAAATCTTACATTTATACCaacttcttcctttttttttcatttattcatctcATTGTTCCCATGGAAATCAGAGCTGAAGCTGGGTTTTATTATGTTGCTTTCTATTTACAGAATCTTTCCCTATTCTCCCTCTCACACTGGAACTGACAAAGCTAAATAGGAAGAAGCATTAacggagcagcagctctgcaggcGGCTTCGGGATCACCTGAGCTCTGGACTTATTACGCTCTTAATCATCTCTGACCTGCCGTCTCCCTCCTATTAATCCACCGAGGACAGAGATGGACCACATCCTCATTCCGTGGAGTCAGACTACctcattttctcctctgtgATACTCTCCTGCAGTCTCTGCTCAAAGGAAATATATCTGCCCGGCCTTTGTGCTTCCATCCTTTCTGTACGTTCAGGGGAAAAAGATAGAGTTAGACAGACTTACCACAACTCAAacagaggagaaggggggggggggtctgtgggTGGTAACGGCCAGTAAATGTGTGAAATTGACAGCTGTGCACAGTGGGAGAAAATAGAGCTCAGCATGGTGAAGGACATATGACGGCTCGTGGCACCACCACCTGCACCGGATCAGCTGAGAAACGTCCTCAGAAGAAAAACCCTGAGGGATTGGATTCGGTGGGAAACAGTGAGGTGCCCCCCCCCGCAGAGCTGGGTGCACCGCAacttcatgaaaacacacacaaatactcccAAAAACTCACTAAAACACAACTAAATACTCAGGTTGTTGCCATGCGGTGTATGTACGGAACCACAAACTCTACGATTCATACGAAAGCTGCCAACACCGAGAAAGACATCAAGAGGGTTTCTCGTCTCTCagctttcttttcttcctgtcaACTTCGCaagtgcaatgcatgatggtatatatcACTCACTGATTGACCATCATTTGTACAACGAGTCCACTGTATAGGgtataaaaaaatgtcactaTACATTTGGACAGTATGACAAAAAGATAAATTCTCTGTGCGGTGGAATATACCGAGAAGACTTTAACTGGAAGTCCAGATGTGGGCCACATCAGGCAATTTTGCTGTCTTCTTGTGGCCGAGACGAAATGGAGTTGAGCCTTATGCAGCCCACTTGTGAAATAGCTAATGTGGCTGAAATATCCCCAAACAAATGAGGTGCTCTATGTTTAATCTGGATGTGAGTCCATGTGATAAATGCTGAATTCGGCccaaattacacaaaactaATCCGGACCTTGTTCGGCACCTCTGGTTGATGTGCGGTATTGCTTTGGTTTaacttgtggcccagatctggcaaccAGGAGCCAGATGAGGTGGGTGGATGTGGGCCTAATCTGGGCCAAAAGGACTTTGCCATGTGGGAGGTGATAGCAGGTTGAGCTCTCAAGGCCACCGTAGAATTTCAAGCCTCACAATCAACtctttccccccaaaaaacaatcTCACAGAAACAGCAAAGATACAACTGACTCCACAGCTCTGCTCTCAAATAAACTCAATTTCCTGCCTGTAGCCTCGCTTAATATTTCAATtaacctcttcctcctctcctcctcatcacgtCTGATCTGCAGCGTCTGACAGTGGGAGCGTTCAAAGGCGAGAGAGATGCATCGATTCCTGACGCTTCGCCGACCAAACGCCTTCTTCCTGCAATCTcctgtcttttctctccctcactggCAAATTGTACGAGGAGGGGACTTTgaaactagtgtgtgtgtgtgtatgtgtgtgtgtgtgtttgtgtgtgtatgtgtgtgtgtgtggcggaggaggcggggctGAGGACTTTGTGAGGCTCAGATAAGCACATGTGTGTTCGGCTGCAGAACAGAACTCCCACTGTGTCGAGCTGATAAGAAGTTTGATGTggagtttattattatttttttttacctccctCCATTACAGCTCTTGATGATTTCATTGGACAATGAGTTGTGCTTTTGATAAAGTGGCTTAAAAAatgcacacaaatacaatacaaaacaaaaccccTTTACAGGCTGTAATTTTCTTAAAAATACCCATTAATTACCACCTAATTCTCTTTATCACTTAAAGCACTGTTATAAAGAAATTAAGATTAGATTTTAAGATTTATTTACCCAATCATATTGCAGGACACAACATTATATGTATGGATATTTAGCCATGCATGACAGGATCAGATGACAACCAGCAATGTGCTTTCTTAATAAACTATTTTATTACATCATGCTGCATTATATTGACAAACATCAAAATAGGTATAAGAGTAACagacttttaatatttaatataactttaaatactttaaatgtgGTCCAAAACAATAAAGcaataacaaaacataaatagagcaaaaccaatatatatatatatatatttatatgaagaTCAAACAGTCTTAGGTGTAAAAAGTTACGCCTACGACAGTTTCTACAAAGACTTAATTTATTGTCTTTCCATAAGGTCTGAAgatcaataaaaagaaaacacaaacttgaTTTTTTTAGATGTAATTAAATTCAGTTTTGTttatcaattcatttttaaacatttcttttaacCTTTAAAGTGATCTGCATGTTTTGGTTCCTTGTGAGATACAGAATCAGATAAACGTATCTATTCCCTTGAGTTTGTACATTTACTCCAGATTCAAATACGTTCTGAATACTGTGAGGTACTAAAGTATTCACTCCACTAAACCATAGGATTCTAGGTGTATAACTTATATAAAAAGGTATAATTTGCTTCACCACAACCTCATTAATTGACGGTTCTTTATTTCAGTCTCATACTGGGATTCAGCAGCGAGCTCTGAATGTGAAGCAGCCTCAGAACGTGATgaattacccccccccccatcactaGATGGAGCTCTCGCTTCACCCGGCACCTGCACCGTCTCCCCTCATCTCGGTGATGCTCGGTGCTCGTGACACATCCCTGACAGCCCTGACAGCCTCAGACTTGTGAGCTCATCACATGATTGACACGCTGACAGCGAGGAACCTCAGAAGCAGCTGTCCTCGCCACGCGGCCATCTGCCGCCGCCCCGGCTAATTGGCTGATGGGAGCTTCGATTGGAGCGAGAGCTTGATTGCTGAATATTTTGTTCCCATATGTTTTGAATTATCttgagagttttttttatttatttagtttttccacAGAAGCAGAGGATGCAGGGGAATAAGTCATCGCcgtggcaacacacacacacacacacacacacatgcagcatcaGTCAATAGATCAACAGCCATGATCCACCGAGGAGCTCACAGTG is part of the Limanda limanda chromosome 9, fLimLim1.1, whole genome shotgun sequence genome and encodes:
- the LOC133010549 gene encoding thiamine transporter 1-like, which translates into the protein MGFCCSGVGGGGGGLCCGRHCGPCCTGWVGPTVLLCTYGFFSMMRPIEPFLTEFLTGSYKNLTTEQVTSQVYPVWTYSSLVLLVPVLLVTDVLRYKPVIVLQGLTYVLAFLLVLVGSGVRSAQLALFTYSVASAGDVAYLSYIYVVVPASRYQQVTSYVRGAVLLGYAVGGLLGQLLVSLGGVSLYCLAIVTLVSVSIGLVTTFFLPMPKTSVFLNGTDPVRQSQPQEGAHDCSKRAKMAAEDVGRIFQHLLQDCRKCYSSAALLFFCIWTATGRCGFYQVSGYVQLLWVQIQPQNFTAYNGGVDAIGMFSGAAAAVAVGHVSLEWSVWGELILGGFTLLIAAAVFLMELTDNIWISYACYIIFKTVYMQLITICTFQIARVLNRKRYALVFGVNSFVGTVLQSVLTAIVINTKSLHLTINSQFFIYASYFAAISLVFTVRGLYTALHGRRSAEGEQPERDTDLPQSSNL